In a single window of the Streptomyces sp. CGMCC 4.7035 genome:
- a CDS encoding TatD family hydrolase, producing the protein MPSQPSDKNAPPPLPEPLRVPVADSHTHLDMQSGTVEEGLAKAASVGVTTVVQVGCDLKGSRWAAETAAAYDAVHATVALHPNEAPRIVHGDPDGWSRQGAREPGGAAALDDALAEIDRLAALPHVKGVGETGLDYFRTGPEGKAAQERSFRAHIEIAKRHGKTLVIHDRDAHADVLRILKEEGAPERTVFHCYSGDAEMAEVCARAGYFMSFAGNVTFKNAQPLRDALAVAPLGLVLVETDAPFLTPAPYRGRPNAPYLVPVTVRAMAAVKGLDEDALATAIADNTARAFAY; encoded by the coding sequence ATGCCTTCCCAACCGTCCGACAAGAACGCGCCGCCGCCGCTTCCCGAGCCGCTCCGCGTGCCCGTCGCCGACTCGCACACCCACCTCGACATGCAGTCCGGCACGGTGGAGGAGGGCCTGGCCAAGGCCGCGTCCGTCGGTGTGACCACGGTCGTGCAGGTCGGCTGCGACCTGAAGGGCTCGCGCTGGGCCGCCGAGACGGCCGCCGCGTACGACGCCGTGCACGCGACCGTGGCGCTGCACCCGAACGAGGCGCCGCGCATCGTGCACGGCGACCCCGACGGCTGGTCCCGGCAGGGCGCGCGCGAGCCGGGAGGCGCCGCCGCCCTGGACGACGCGCTCGCCGAGATCGACCGCCTCGCCGCCCTCCCGCACGTCAAGGGCGTCGGTGAGACCGGACTCGACTACTTCCGCACGGGGCCCGAGGGCAAGGCCGCCCAGGAGCGGTCCTTCCGCGCGCACATCGAGATCGCCAAGCGGCACGGCAAGACACTGGTCATCCACGACCGCGACGCCCACGCCGACGTGCTGCGCATCCTCAAGGAGGAGGGTGCGCCGGAGCGGACCGTCTTCCACTGCTACTCGGGCGACGCGGAGATGGCCGAGGTCTGCGCGCGTGCCGGGTACTTCATGTCGTTCGCCGGGAACGTCACCTTCAAGAACGCGCAGCCGCTGCGCGACGCGCTCGCCGTGGCACCCCTCGGCCTCGTCCTCGTGGAGACCGACGCGCCGTTCCTGACGCCCGCGCCGTACCGCGGACGGCCCAACGCGCCGTATCTCGTTCCGGTCACCGTCCGCGCCATGGCCGCGGTGAAGGGGCTCGACGAGGACGCCCTGGCGACGGCCATCGCGGACAACACGGCGCGTGCCTTCGCTTACTGA
- the rsmI gene encoding 16S rRNA (cytidine(1402)-2'-O)-methyltransferase — translation MTSTPGTLVLAGTPIGDIEDAPPRLAQELATADVIAAEDTRRLRRLTQALGVQPAGRVVSYFEGNESARTPELVEALASGARVLLVTDAGMPSVSDPGYRLVAAAVEKDIRVTAVPGPSAVLTALALSGLPVDRFCFEGFLPRKAGERLSRLREVAEERRTLVYFEAPHRLDDTLAAMAEAFGADRRAAVCRELTKTYEEVRRGPLGELAVWAAEGVRGEITVVVEGAGEKAAEELDAAELVRRVRVREEAGERRKEAIAAVAAEAGLPKREVFDAVVAAKNADRSG, via the coding sequence GTGACATCAACGCCCGGAACCCTGGTCCTCGCCGGCACCCCCATCGGGGACATCGAGGACGCGCCGCCGCGGCTCGCGCAGGAGCTGGCCACCGCCGACGTGATCGCCGCCGAGGACACACGGCGGCTGCGCCGGCTCACCCAGGCCCTGGGCGTACAGCCGGCCGGGCGTGTCGTGTCGTACTTCGAGGGCAACGAGTCCGCCCGGACGCCGGAGCTGGTCGAGGCTCTGGCGTCCGGGGCTCGCGTGCTGCTGGTGACGGACGCGGGGATGCCGTCCGTGTCCGACCCCGGGTACCGGCTGGTCGCCGCCGCCGTGGAGAAGGACATCCGGGTCACGGCCGTGCCCGGTCCGTCCGCCGTGCTCACCGCGCTCGCCCTGTCGGGGCTGCCCGTCGACCGGTTCTGCTTCGAGGGGTTCCTGCCGCGCAAGGCGGGCGAACGGCTGTCGCGGCTGCGCGAGGTCGCCGAGGAGCGGCGCACGCTCGTCTACTTCGAGGCGCCGCACCGGCTCGACGACACGCTCGCCGCGATGGCCGAGGCGTTCGGGGCCGACCGGAGGGCCGCCGTCTGCCGCGAGCTGACCAAGACGTACGAGGAGGTCAGGCGCGGTCCGCTGGGCGAGCTGGCGGTGTGGGCCGCCGAGGGCGTGCGCGGCGAGATCACCGTGGTCGTGGAGGGCGCGGGCGAGAAGGCCGCCGAGGAACTGGACGCGGCCGAGCTGGTGCGCCGGGTCCGGGTGCGGGAAGAGGCGGGGGAGCGCCGCAAGGAGGCCATCGCGGCGGTGGCGGCGGAGGCGGGCCTGCCGAAGCGGGAGGTCTTCGACGCGGTGGTGGCGGCGAAGAACGCCGACCGGTCGGGGTGA
- a CDS encoding dolichyl-phosphate-mannose--protein mannosyltransferase has translation MTSTASSTDTRQGQATEDQRPSWQQRLRFFGYAERPRSDVRDRLVPPYSEPGPRLWAAIGVRKEVADRLTRWSGWGGPLLVTLMAGLMRFWNLGSPKAVIFDETYYAKDAWALVHNGYEANWAKDANDLILQNNGHVAIPTDAAYVVHPPVGKFVIGLGELIFGFNPFGWRFMTAVLGTLSVLLLCRIGRRLFRSTFLGCLAGALMAVDGLQFVMSRTSLLDGVLEFFVLAAFGCLLVDRDRARARLAAALPMDADGRMRPDAHIAETTRFGWRPWRWTAGLMLGLAIGTKWSGLYVLAAFCVMAILWDVGARRVAGARRPRLRVYERDLGLGFLATVPVALAVYLTSWIGWILSPADGSGGYFRNWAATDGKGGNWTFLPDWLRSLWHYEHEVYKFHVGLSSPHTYQSNPWSWIVVGRPVSYFYESPSPGKDGCPADAGGKCAREVLALGTPLLWWAACFAILYVLWRWAFRRDWRAGAIACGIAAGYLPWFMYQERTIFFFYAVIFVPFLCLAVAMMIGGILGPPGSDERRRIAGAAGAGVLVLLIAWNFIYFWPIYTGTAIPIDSWRSRMWLDTWV, from the coding sequence GTGACCAGTACCGCGTCCTCCACGGACACCCGGCAGGGCCAGGCCACCGAAGACCAGCGGCCGTCGTGGCAGCAGCGGCTGCGTTTCTTCGGATACGCGGAACGCCCGAGAAGCGACGTCCGCGACCGGCTGGTGCCGCCGTACAGCGAGCCCGGCCCGCGCCTCTGGGCGGCGATCGGCGTGCGCAAGGAGGTCGCCGATCGCCTCACTCGCTGGTCCGGGTGGGGCGGTCCGCTGCTCGTGACGCTCATGGCCGGGCTGATGCGGTTCTGGAACCTGGGCAGCCCCAAGGCGGTGATATTCGACGAGACGTACTACGCCAAGGACGCCTGGGCGCTCGTCCACAACGGCTACGAGGCGAACTGGGCGAAGGACGCCAACGACCTGATCCTCCAGAACAACGGGCATGTGGCGATCCCGACGGACGCCGCGTACGTGGTGCACCCGCCGGTCGGCAAGTTCGTGATCGGGCTCGGCGAGCTGATCTTCGGCTTCAATCCGTTCGGCTGGCGCTTCATGACGGCGGTGCTCGGCACGCTGTCGGTGCTGCTGCTGTGCCGCATCGGCCGCCGTCTGTTCCGCTCGACCTTCCTGGGCTGCCTGGCCGGCGCGCTGATGGCGGTGGACGGACTGCAGTTCGTGATGAGCCGCACATCGCTCCTGGACGGCGTCCTGGAGTTCTTCGTGCTGGCGGCCTTCGGCTGTCTGCTAGTCGACCGGGACAGGGCGCGCGCCAGACTGGCGGCGGCGCTCCCGATGGACGCGGACGGCCGGATGCGCCCCGACGCCCACATCGCCGAGACCACCCGCTTCGGGTGGCGGCCGTGGCGCTGGACGGCAGGGCTGATGCTGGGCCTGGCCATCGGCACCAAGTGGAGCGGCCTGTACGTCCTCGCGGCGTTCTGCGTGATGGCCATCCTGTGGGATGTCGGTGCGCGCCGCGTGGCGGGTGCCCGCCGCCCCCGCCTGCGGGTGTACGAGCGCGATCTGGGCCTGGGGTTCCTGGCCACCGTCCCGGTCGCGCTGGCCGTCTACCTGACCAGCTGGATCGGCTGGATCCTCTCCCCCGCCGACGGCTCCGGCGGGTACTTCCGCAACTGGGCGGCCACCGACGGCAAGGGCGGCAACTGGACCTTCCTGCCCGACTGGCTGCGCAGCCTGTGGCACTACGAGCACGAGGTCTACAAGTTCCACGTCGGCCTGTCGTCCCCGCACACGTACCAGTCCAACCCGTGGAGCTGGATCGTGGTGGGCCGCCCGGTCTCCTACTTCTACGAGTCCCCGTCCCCCGGCAAGGACGGCTGCCCCGCGGACGCGGGCGGGAAGTGCGCCCGCGAGGTCCTGGCGCTCGGCACCCCGCTGCTGTGGTGGGCGGCCTGCTTCGCGATCCTGTACGTCCTGTGGCGCTGGGCGTTCCGCCGCGACTGGCGGGCGGGCGCGATCGCCTGCGGCATCGCGGCCGGCTACCTGCCCTGGTTCATGTACCAGGAGCGCACGATCTTCTTCTTCTACGCGGTGATCTTCGTCCCGTTCCTGTGCCTGGCGGTGGCGATGATGATCGGCGGCATCCTGGGCCCGCCCGGCTCGGACGAACGCCGCCGGATCGCGGGAGCGGCGGGCGCGGGCGTGCTGGTGCTGCTGATCGCCTGGAACTTCATCTACTTCTGGCCGATCTACACGGGCACGGCGATCCCGATCGACTCGTGGCGGTCGCGGATGTGGCTGGACACCTGGGTCTGA
- a CDS encoding IS200/IS605 family accessory protein TnpB-related protein, whose product MGGLRQVAASFVVPGPSGVAIRCSLKGLTAQDENVLRMVGELLGSLASHDLKARCAAGLDHDSDQWAQRKRALTEESSSRWAGSITKATHDQWALARRGQLACLQNLEAGVDTITHRLSLPVGAKGSKGTPGGYRSKQEWFAKSRRLHLLEDRLERERADRDAGRVRVVRGGKKLLGARHNLEAAQLAEAGWRRRWEAERWFLQADGESGKRFGNETIRVSPGGEVSIKLPAPLAGLANAPHGRYVFACRVGFRHRGEEWADRISANRAVAYRIHYDVARDRWYLTASWQIPTVRTVPLEAACAGGLVGVDMNADHLACWRLDAHGNPVGEPRRFDYDLTGSAPHRDAQVRHALIRLLHWAKRHGLAIAIEDLDFAAEKTREKHGRRKRFRKLISGMPTARLRNRLVSMAAELGITVVAVDPAYTSRWGAQHWQKPLTTKARETTRHQAAAVAIGRRALGHSVRRRTAPPPQHQSDAVGHRTVQAASAIPGREETRPRIPGPRTRSAGAGCGAKAGDQCAHNRSGHTAEHESWQDSLPLSL is encoded by the coding sequence GTGGGCGGGCTGCGTCAGGTGGCGGCTTCGTTCGTGGTGCCCGGCCCGTCCGGGGTGGCCATCCGGTGCAGTCTGAAGGGGCTGACCGCGCAGGACGAGAACGTCCTGCGCATGGTCGGTGAGCTGCTCGGTTCCCTGGCCTCCCATGATCTGAAGGCCCGCTGCGCGGCCGGGCTCGATCACGACAGCGACCAGTGGGCCCAGCGCAAGCGGGCTTTGACCGAGGAGTCCTCCTCCCGCTGGGCGGGCAGCATCACCAAGGCCACGCACGACCAGTGGGCTCTGGCCCGGCGCGGGCAACTCGCCTGCTTACAGAACCTCGAAGCAGGCGTCGACACCATCACGCACCGGTTGTCGCTGCCGGTCGGGGCCAAGGGCTCCAAGGGCACGCCGGGCGGTTACCGCTCCAAGCAGGAGTGGTTCGCCAAGTCCCGGCGCCTGCACCTGCTCGAAGACCGGCTGGAGCGTGAGCGGGCCGACCGGGATGCCGGACGTGTGCGTGTGGTGCGGGGCGGAAAGAAGCTGCTGGGCGCTCGGCACAACCTGGAGGCCGCCCAGCTGGCCGAGGCCGGGTGGCGGCGCCGGTGGGAGGCCGAGCGCTGGTTCCTGCAGGCCGATGGCGAGTCGGGGAAGCGGTTCGGGAACGAGACGATCCGCGTCAGTCCGGGCGGTGAGGTGAGCATCAAGCTCCCCGCGCCGCTGGCCGGTCTTGCGAACGCGCCGCACGGCCGGTACGTGTTCGCCTGCCGGGTCGGCTTCCGGCACCGGGGCGAGGAATGGGCCGACCGCATCTCGGCGAACCGCGCCGTGGCGTACCGCATTCACTACGACGTGGCCCGTGACCGCTGGTACCTGACCGCTTCCTGGCAGATCCCGACCGTCAGGACGGTGCCGTTGGAAGCGGCCTGTGCCGGTGGGCTGGTCGGCGTGGATATGAACGCCGACCACCTGGCCTGCTGGCGGCTGGACGCCCACGGGAACCCGGTCGGTGAGCCCCGCAGGTTCGACTACGACCTGACCGGCAGCGCACCGCACCGGGACGCGCAGGTGCGGCATGCCCTGATCCGCCTGCTGCACTGGGCCAAGCGCCACGGCCTGGCCATTGCGATCGAGGACCTGGACTTCGCGGCGGAGAAGACCCGGGAGAAGCACGGGCGGCGCAAGCGGTTCCGCAAGCTGATCTCCGGCATGCCCACCGCGAGGCTGCGCAACAGGCTGGTGTCCATGGCCGCCGAACTCGGCATCACTGTCGTCGCTGTCGATCCCGCCTACACCAGCCGCTGGGGCGCCCAGCACTGGCAAAAACCTCTCACCACCAAGGCGCGCGAGACCACGCGCCACCAGGCTGCCGCCGTGGCGATCGGACGGCGCGCCCTGGGACATTCGGTCCGGCGACGGACGGCACCGCCCCCACAGCACCAGAGCGATGCTGTGGGGCATCGGACCGTCCAGGCCGCATCGGCCATCCCGGGGCGTGAGGAAACCCGCCCCCGCATTCCCGGACCACGGACACGATCCGCCGGCGCCGGATGCGGAGCGAAAGCGGGGGACCAGTGTGCCCACAACCGTTCGGGGCACACGGCTGAGCACGAGTCCTGGCAGGACTCACTCCCGCTCAGTCTCTAG
- a CDS encoding penicillin-binding transpeptidase domain-containing protein, translating to MRKGAKAAIVGGVLAVMVGGAGYGAYNFVTALEGSSSSGLGGPAPVKTGPPSADEVKETSAKFFAAWAKGDAATAASYTNNAGDAEPLLTAYGSSAHITKVHIAPGARSGDSVPFSVKATVSYEGKSEPLAYESKLTVVRGVTTGRALVDWQPSVVHPGLEKGDTLVTGAAKVPPIEAVDRNGVVLTRAKYPSLGPVLDALREKYGDQAGGKPGIELSVERADAHRPGKTLLTLAKGTPGKLRTTLSATAQAAAERAVEQYAESSVVAVKPSTGEVLAIANHRNDGFNAAFEGRLAPGSTMKIITSAMLIDNGVTTMNGPAPCPPSATWQSQTFTNLKGMTPNENATLANSFMRSCNTAFVKLIDEKPLTDGSLTAEAQERFGLGQDNWKTGIVSFDGSVPASTGPDRAANAIGQGQVQMSPLNMASVTSTAITGAFRQPYLVSPKLDNRQLATAKGLSSNTVAQLRAMMRLTATQGTAARVMAGLGGDIGAKTGSAEVDGQAKSNSWFTGYRNDVAAAAMTQEGGHGGDAAGPIVAAVLRTGG from the coding sequence ATGCGTAAGGGTGCCAAGGCCGCCATAGTCGGCGGTGTGTTGGCGGTGATGGTCGGGGGTGCCGGATACGGCGCGTACAACTTCGTGACCGCGCTCGAGGGAAGTTCGAGCAGCGGTCTCGGCGGCCCCGCGCCCGTGAAGACCGGGCCGCCGTCCGCCGACGAGGTCAAGGAGACCAGCGCGAAGTTCTTCGCCGCCTGGGCGAAGGGCGATGCGGCCACCGCGGCCTCGTACACGAACAACGCCGGCGACGCGGAGCCGCTGTTGACCGCGTACGGCAGCAGCGCGCACATCACCAAGGTGCACATCGCGCCGGGTGCGCGCAGCGGGGACTCGGTGCCGTTCTCCGTGAAGGCCACGGTGTCGTACGAGGGGAAGTCCGAACCGCTCGCGTACGAGAGCAAGCTGACCGTCGTGCGCGGGGTCACCACCGGGCGGGCGCTGGTCGACTGGCAGCCGTCCGTCGTCCATCCGGGCCTGGAGAAGGGCGACACACTCGTCACCGGCGCGGCCAAGGTCCCGCCGATCGAGGCGGTGGACCGAAACGGCGTGGTGCTGACCCGGGCGAAGTACCCGTCCCTCGGCCCGGTCCTGGACGCGCTGCGCGAGAAGTACGGCGACCAGGCCGGCGGCAAGCCGGGCATCGAACTGTCCGTCGAGCGCGCCGATGCCCACAGGCCCGGCAAGACCCTGCTGACCCTCGCCAAGGGCACACCCGGCAAGCTGCGCACCACGCTCAGCGCCACCGCTCAGGCGGCGGCCGAGCGGGCGGTCGAGCAGTACGCGGAGTCGTCGGTGGTGGCGGTGAAGCCGAGCACGGGTGAGGTGCTCGCGATCGCCAACCATCGGAACGACGGCTTCAACGCGGCCTTCGAGGGGCGGCTGGCGCCCGGCTCCACGATGAAGATCATCACATCGGCGATGCTCATCGACAACGGCGTCACCACCATGAACGGCCCGGCGCCCTGCCCGCCCTCGGCGACGTGGCAGAGCCAGACCTTCACCAACCTCAAAGGCATGACGCCCAACGAGAACGCCACCCTCGCCAACAGCTTCATGCGCTCGTGCAACACCGCCTTCGTGAAGCTGATCGACGAGAAGCCGCTCACGGACGGCTCGCTGACGGCCGAGGCCCAGGAGCGGTTCGGACTCGGACAGGACAACTGGAAGACGGGCATCGTCTCCTTCGACGGCAGCGTCCCCGCCTCCACCGGCCCGGACCGCGCGGCCAACGCCATCGGCCAGGGCCAGGTCCAGATGAGCCCGCTGAACATGGCGTCGGTGACCTCGACCGCGATCACGGGCGCGTTCCGGCAGCCGTACCTGGTCTCACCGAAGCTCGACAACCGCCAACTGGCCACCGCCAAGGGCCTGTCCTCGAACACCGTCGCCCAGCTCAGGGCGATGATGCGGCTGACGGCGACCCAGGGCACCGCCGCGCGCGTGATGGCGGGGCTCGGCGGGGACATCGGCGCGAAGACCGGGTCCGCCGAGGTCGACGGACAGGCCAAGTCCAACAGCTGGTTCACCGGCTACCGGAACGACGTCGCGGCGGCGGCCATGACCCAGGAGGGCGGACACGGCGGCGACGCGGCCGGTCCTATCGTCGCAGCTGTGCTACGAACTGGCGGCTGA
- a CDS encoding penicillin-binding transpeptidase domain-containing protein: MGKRGRAVERKKSGPLVIGGLIAVVGVGGAIGAYTLLSGGAAAEDRTGAAAHHKAVKTGPVSASEVRTTATAFLTAWQKGNVAKAAAATDDSAAATRALTGYGKDAHITGVTLTRGTASGASVPFSVKATVSYQGKSKPLAYQSKLTVVRRAEDGVPLVRWQPSVVHPDLTEGDRLLTGEAGTPPIKALDRSGGELTTAKYPSLGTVLDGLREKYGKKAGGKAGIELRIVRKAAKQGTQKTPDKTLVTLSEGTPGTLRTTLSPTLQAKAEQEVTTKAKASVVVMRPSTGEILAVANSNHGFNVAFQGSLAPGSTMKIVTSTLLFEKGLASADKAHPCPKYVTYGGWKFQNDDKFEIKNGTFRASFAASCNTAFISQAKKLQNDDLTKVAQQIYGLSMNNWAIGVPSFDGSVPVQSAAQMAASLIGQGGVRMNPLNMASVVSTAKTGVFHQPYLVSPSLDNRTLAKGTRTMSASTQAQLKEVLRYTAAAGTAAKAMAGLGPDDGAKTGSAEVDGQKQPNGWFTAWQGDLAAAGVVQAGGHGGDSAGPIVAALLRAGS, encoded by the coding sequence GTGGGCAAGAGAGGGCGCGCCGTCGAGCGCAAGAAGTCCGGGCCGCTGGTGATCGGCGGACTGATCGCCGTAGTCGGCGTGGGAGGGGCCATCGGCGCCTACACCCTGCTGAGCGGCGGCGCGGCGGCCGAGGACCGTACGGGGGCCGCCGCGCACCACAAGGCCGTGAAGACGGGCCCGGTGTCGGCGTCCGAGGTCCGGACGACGGCCACGGCGTTCCTCACGGCCTGGCAGAAGGGGAACGTCGCCAAGGCGGCGGCGGCCACCGACGACTCGGCGGCCGCGACCCGGGCCCTGACGGGCTACGGCAAGGACGCGCACATCACGGGCGTCACCCTGACCCGCGGCACGGCCTCCGGGGCGTCGGTCCCGTTCTCCGTCAAGGCGACGGTCTCGTACCAGGGCAAGAGCAAGCCGCTGGCGTACCAGTCGAAGCTGACGGTGGTGCGCCGCGCCGAGGACGGTGTCCCGCTGGTGCGTTGGCAGCCGTCGGTGGTGCACCCCGACCTGACCGAGGGCGACCGCCTGCTGACGGGCGAGGCCGGCACGCCCCCGATCAAGGCCCTGGACCGCAGCGGCGGCGAACTGACGACGGCCAAGTACCCGTCCCTGGGCACGGTGCTGGACGGACTGCGCGAGAAATACGGCAAGAAGGCCGGCGGCAAGGCGGGCATCGAGCTGCGCATCGTGCGCAAGGCGGCGAAGCAGGGCACACAGAAGACACCCGACAAGACGCTGGTGACGCTGAGTGAGGGCACGCCGGGCACGCTGCGGACGACGCTCAGCCCCACGCTCCAGGCGAAGGCCGAACAGGAGGTGACCACGAAGGCCAAGGCGTCCGTGGTCGTCATGCGGCCGTCCACGGGCGAGATCCTGGCGGTGGCGAACTCCAACCACGGCTTCAACGTGGCTTTCCAGGGCTCCCTCGCACCGGGCTCGACGATGAAGATCGTGACGTCGACGCTGCTGTTCGAGAAGGGCCTGGCGTCGGCGGACAAGGCGCACCCCTGCCCCAAGTACGTGACGTACGGCGGCTGGAAGTTCCAGAACGACGACAAGTTCGAGATCAAGAACGGCACGTTCAGGGCGAGCTTCGCGGCGTCCTGCAACACCGCCTTCATCAGCCAGGCGAAGAAGCTGCAGAACGACGACCTCACCAAGGTCGCCCAGCAGATCTACGGCCTGAGCATGAACAACTGGGCGATCGGCGTCCCGTCCTTCGACGGCTCGGTCCCGGTGCAGAGCGCGGCCCAGATGGCGGCGTCCCTGATCGGCCAGGGCGGCGTTCGCATGAACCCGCTGAACATGGCCTCGGTGGTCTCCACGGCGAAGACGGGCGTCTTCCACCAGCCCTACCTGGTCTCCCCGTCGCTGGACAACCGCACCCTGGCGAAGGGGACCCGCACGATGTCGGCGTCGACGCAGGCCCAGCTGAAGGAGGTCCTCCGGTACACGGCCGCGGCGGGCACGGCCGCCAAGGCGATGGCGGGCCTGGGGCCGGACGACGGCGCGAAGACGGGCTCGGCGGAGGTCGACGGCCAGAAGCAGCCCAATGGCTGGTTCACCGCGTGGCAGGGCGACCTGGCCGCGGCGGGCGTGGTCCAGGCGGGCGGCCACGGCGGCGACTCGGCAGGACCGATCGTGGCGGCACTGCTGCGGGCCGGCAGCTGA
- a CDS encoding SsgA family sporulation/cell division regulator gives MSVVEQYARAHVVTDSEEATDAVPVVLRYDPDADPRSVRIGLPGPHEWAFSRDLLEQGLSAPAEKGDVRIWPCGRVQAVMEFHSKQGVEVVQFDSEALVRFLRRTYTA, from the coding sequence ATGTCCGTCGTCGAGCAGTACGCACGAGCCCATGTGGTCACGGACTCCGAGGAAGCAACGGACGCCGTCCCCGTCGTCCTGCGCTACGACCCGGACGCCGACCCCCGTTCCGTCCGCATCGGCCTTCCCGGCCCCCACGAGTGGGCCTTCTCCCGGGACCTCCTGGAACAGGGCCTGAGCGCCCCGGCGGAAAAGGGCGACGTCCGCATCTGGCCGTGCGGCCGGGTCCAGGCGGTGATGGAGTTCCACTCGAAGCAGGGGGTCGAGGTGGTGCAGTTCGATTCGGAGGCGCTGGTCCGCTTCCTGCGGCGGACGTATACGGCGTAG
- a CDS encoding energy-coupling factor ABC transporter permease, translating into MHVPDGFINAPISAATGVVAAGALAVSLKGARRELDERTAPLAGLVAAFIFAVQMLNFPVAAGTSGHLLGGALAAILVGPYTGVLCVSVVLLMQGILFADGGLTALGVNITDMAIVTTVVSYAVFRTLVRVLPRTRRSVTVASFLAALVSVPAAAVAFTLIYAIGGTTDVSIGKVATAMIGVHVLIGIGEAAITALTVGAVIAVRPDLVYGARGLQQRLKLRVGGELVDAPAAEPVPVAARSHRKLWITGLVTSLVLAGFVSFYASANPDGLEKIAHDKGIDKKTEQHAAADSPLAHYGVKDVKNARLSGGLAGVVGVGVTVVAGSTVFWAVRRRRTNAPSQVA; encoded by the coding sequence GTGCATGTCCCCGACGGATTCATCAACGCCCCCATCTCCGCCGCGACCGGCGTCGTCGCCGCCGGCGCCCTCGCCGTCAGCCTCAAGGGCGCCCGGCGTGAACTCGACGAGCGCACCGCGCCACTCGCCGGTCTGGTGGCCGCGTTCATCTTCGCCGTGCAGATGCTGAACTTCCCGGTCGCCGCCGGCACCAGCGGACATCTGCTCGGCGGAGCACTCGCCGCCATACTCGTCGGGCCCTACACCGGCGTCCTGTGCGTCTCCGTCGTGCTCCTCATGCAGGGCATCCTGTTCGCCGACGGCGGCCTCACGGCCCTCGGCGTCAACATCACCGACATGGCGATCGTGACGACCGTCGTGTCGTACGCCGTCTTCCGCACTCTGGTCAGGGTCCTGCCCCGCACGCGCCGCTCCGTCACCGTCGCCTCCTTCCTCGCCGCCCTCGTCTCCGTTCCGGCCGCCGCCGTCGCCTTCACCCTGATCTACGCGATCGGCGGCACCACCGACGTCTCGATCGGCAAGGTCGCCACGGCGATGATCGGCGTCCACGTCCTCATCGGCATCGGTGAGGCCGCCATCACCGCCCTGACCGTCGGCGCCGTCATCGCCGTACGGCCCGATCTCGTGTACGGCGCCCGGGGCCTCCAGCAGCGCCTCAAGCTGCGCGTCGGCGGCGAGCTCGTCGACGCGCCGGCCGCCGAGCCCGTGCCCGTCGCCGCCCGGTCCCACCGCAAGCTGTGGATCACCGGTCTCGTCACCTCCCTCGTCCTCGCGGGCTTCGTCAGCTTCTACGCCTCCGCCAACCCGGACGGCCTGGAGAAGATCGCCCACGACAAGGGCATCGACAAGAAGACCGAGCAGCACGCGGCCGCCGACTCCCCGCTCGCCCACTACGGCGTCAAGGACGTCAAGAACGCCCGCCTCTCCGGCGGCCTCGCGGGCGTGGTCGGTGTGGGGGTCACGGTCGTCGCGGGCAGCACGGTCTTCTGGGCCGTCCGCAGGCGTCGTACGAACGCACCTTCCCAGGTGGCCTGA
- the cbiQ gene encoding cobalt ECF transporter T component CbiQ — MGAGHAHRLYRHGHSPVHALPPHTKLAAAFAFVVVVVSTPREAMWAFALYAGLLGVVAHLAGVPARFLLKRLLIEVPFVAFAVLMPFVAEGERVDVLGLSLSVSGLWGAWNVLAKGTLGVAASVLLASTTELRELLLGLQRLKLPPLLVQIASFMIRYGDVITDEMRRMRIARESRGFEARGIRHWGVLAKSAGALFIRSYERGERVHLAMVSRGYAGAMPVIDEVTASRAQWSYALALPCAALVVCLLGWIL, encoded by the coding sequence ATGGGCGCCGGGCACGCACACAGGCTCTACCGGCACGGGCACTCCCCCGTGCACGCCCTGCCGCCGCACACCAAGCTCGCCGCCGCCTTCGCCTTCGTGGTCGTCGTGGTGTCCACGCCACGCGAGGCGATGTGGGCGTTCGCGCTGTACGCCGGCCTCCTCGGCGTGGTCGCGCACCTGGCCGGCGTACCGGCCCGGTTCCTCCTCAAGCGCCTGCTGATCGAGGTCCCCTTCGTCGCCTTCGCCGTGCTCATGCCGTTCGTGGCCGAGGGCGAGCGCGTCGACGTCCTCGGCCTGTCCCTGAGCGTGAGCGGGCTGTGGGGTGCCTGGAACGTACTCGCCAAGGGCACCCTCGGCGTCGCCGCCTCCGTCCTGCTCGCCTCCACCACCGAGCTGCGCGAACTGCTCCTCGGGCTGCAGCGCCTCAAGCTGCCGCCCCTGCTCGTGCAGATCGCGTCCTTCATGATCCGCTACGGCGACGTCATCACCGACGAGATGCGGCGGATGCGGATCGCGCGCGAGTCACGCGGCTTCGAGGCGCGCGGCATCCGCCACTGGGGCGTGCTCGCCAAGTCCGCGGGCGCGCTCTTCATCCGGTCGTACGAGCGCGGTGAACGCGTGCACCTGGCCATGGTCAGCCGGGGATACGCCGGTGCGATGCCGGTCATCGACGAGGTGACGGCGTCCCGGGCGCAGTGGTCGTACGCCCTCGCCCTGCCCTGCGCCGCCCTCGTCGTCTGCCTGTTGGGATGGATCCTGTGA